In the genome of Enterococcus sp. DIV2402, the window TTGCGTTATTATTGAGTTTGAGTGGACAATTTATTTCTAGCCTAAAAATGATTTCAGATATTTCATGGTTAGTTGGCTTTGCAGCAGCGAGTATCATTTATCTTGGTTTACAAAAATTTTCAACAAAAACAAATGATTAAAGATGGAGGAATGGATAATGAGTTATGATTTAGTCATCAAAAATGGATTAGTTATTTTGGAAGGCGGCGAGGTGCAAACCGATGTTGCAGTCAACGACGGATTAATTGCAGCAATTGGCACTGATTTAACGGGTGAAAAAGAAATTGATGCGACAGGTTTAGTTGTTAGTCCTGGAATGGTAGACGCGCATGTGCATATTACTGACCCTGGTGGTGGCTATCGTGATGAATGGGAAGGATATGTAACAGGAACAGCAGCTTGTGCCAAAGGCGGCGTGACGTCATTCATGGAGATGCCTTTAAATCAGGTTCCAGCAACTGTTGATGCCAAGTCATTAAACATTAAATATCAAGCAGGAGAAGGTAAATTAAAAGCTGATGTGGGCTCATTTGGTGGATTAGTCCCATTTAATTTAGAAGGTGGTATCCAAGAGTTAAATGAAGGTGGCGTTGCAGCCTATAAATGTTTTATGGGGACATGTGGCGACCGCACAATCGATGGCGATTTTATGAACGTGGATGATTATGCTTTGTATGAAGGGATGAAACAAATCGCCAAGACCGGTAAAGTCTTAGCGATTCATGCTGAAAATGCACCAATTACGGATAAATTAGGTGAAATTGCTTATAAAAATGGTGAAACAACCTTAAAAGCTTATGTGGCAACACGTCCTGTTTTTACAGAAGTCGAACCTATTCGTCGTGCGATTTTACTTGCCAAAGAAACTGGCTGTCGCATTCACATTTGTCATATTGCTTGTCCTGAAGGCGTGGAAGAAGTGACCAAAGCACGCAATGAAGGTGTAGATGTAACGTGTGAAACTTGTACACATTATTTATACTTTGAAACGGATGAATTAGATGCGATTGGTCCAGTTGTGAAATGCTCTCCGCCAATTCGTGATAAAAAAGCACAAGACGGTTTATGGGAAAAAGTCTTACGAGAAGAAATTGCTTTTGTAACATCCGATCATTCACCATGTACACCAGATTTAAAAGAGAAAGACAATGCCTTTGAAGCTTGGGGAGGAATCTCAGGTGTACAAAATAATGTCGATGTCCTTTTTGATGAGGGCGTTCAAAAACGCGGCATGTCTTTAGATTTATTTGCACGACTTATCGCAACAAATCCAGCAGACCGTTATGAGTTAACACAAAAAGGTCGAATCAGTGTTGGGAAAGATGCCGACTTTGTGTTAATTAAACCTAATGCACCGTACATGTTAAAAGCAGAAGATTTAGCATATCGCAATCAAATTAGTCCTTACATTGGTCGTGAAATTGGTGCACAAGTTGTGCAAACAATTTTACGTGGAACAACTGTTTACAGTCAAGACGAGGGTGTTTCCGAAGAATTTGTAGGAACATTTATCAAAAAATAAAACAAAAAAGCATTCAAATTCGATTAGGAATTTGAATGCTTTTTATTAAACACTACGTTGCTTCGTTAATTTTAGTAATACTGAAGTTACAGCAGCTGTTGCAATTCCTGCAACAATTGATTCTGGCACTCCTTGGACAAAAATTACTGAAATAATTGCCCCATAAACTGCATTTCCAGCTGCACCAATTTTTTCTGCATAATCATTTTGGAACAAGAAATAAATCATATTCATAACTAAAATGGTATTCGTTAATCCACCAGAAACACCGGCAATAAAGAGACTTACCGCATTTCCGCGATTTTTAAACGCTTTTTTACACCATTGATAAACAAAATATGGAACAACACCAATTAAAATACGTGGAATAAAGGCAATTAAAATCGCTTTCCAGCTTCCCATCCCCGTCTCACCAAGAGGCGTAATAAAGGGAGAAAAAATAAATGATAGTGGTGAAACCACGATTGTTGCACGAACCATACTAATTAAACCAAAACAACCACCTAAAAATGCACCCAATTTAGGACCCAAAATAATTGATCCGATAATTACGGGAATGTGTAATGTTGTCGCATTAATAACTCCCAGTGGAATAAATCCCAAAAACGGTACACTAGCTAGTAAAATCAAAATAGCTAAAAATGAAGCTGTTAATACTAGCTGAAATGTTTTTTCATTTTGTTTCATAGAAACCCTCCTTTATGCTTCCAAAGTCGCCTTTACTTGCGCGACAATGGTTTCAACTGTTGCTAATGCACCAGTACCAAAATCTCCACACGCTAGTAAAGATTGGCGTGGTGTTATTTCTTTATACCCAACTTCTTTCAAAATAGCAAGATTTTTTTGCATCAAAGGATTTAGATACATGTTGGTATTCATCGCAGGAGCTACAATTTTAGGCACATCAAAGGGCAAGGCTAATGCAACGGTTGAGATTAAATCATCCGCAAGACCGTGGGCTAATTTGCCAATAATATTAGCGCTGGCAGGAGCTACAATAAACAAATCAGCTTGTTTAGCTAATTCAATATGGTTAATTTTTTCGGGAACAATTTCTTCCATGACGTCTGTATGAATGGGGCGTTTGGATAAAGACTGCAAGGTTAAAGGAGTAATAAACGCTTGACTGCTCTTGGTCATCATCACATCAACTTCATAGCCTAATTTTGTTAATTCATTGGTTAAATCAGCGGATTTGTAAGCAGAAATACTGCCACTCACGCCTAATAAAATGCGTTTTTTCATCATTCATGCTCCTTAATAGTTTTTTCTATTATAGAGCGTTTAGGAGTGTTTTGACAATTAATTGAGCTATTTCTTCTTTGTTAGTAGCTTCGCCGGTGATTGTTCCTTCTTTGTTAATTAAATAACCCGTATGTTGTCCGTGATGGATTGAAGTTAAGTCATTGGCTAAAACAAAGTCAGCTTGATTGGTCATTAAGCTCTTCTGTGCTACAGCTAATAATTCTTCTTTTTCAACATCTACCAATAATTTAAAGCCGACTAAAATAGTGTTTGGTTGCAGTTGTTTAATTTGTTGAATAACTTTTGGCGTTTTTTTCAAAATTAAAAATAACTGGTCGGTATTTGATGAAATTTTAGTTTCTCTAGTTGTTACCTCTGTTAATTGAGTTAAATCTGCTGCTGTAATTGGTTGTTTATTCTCAATGAATTGATTGATTTTTGTTAAAAATTCTTCTTGAGATAAACTTTTTTCTGGCGTAAAATCACTCACGGCCATACTGTGAATAACAGCATCATACGTGTGCTGCTGTAATAACTTTTGCAATTGATCGGCTAACGCTTGCGTGTCGCCAATTTCGTAGACGGTTACGTTATCTGATTGAGGGCGTAATGCATGAGCAGTGGTCACATAATCAATCGTAACGTTGTGTTTTAAAAAAGACGCTGCAATTAAGCTACCTAATTTTCCTGTAGAATGATTGGTAATAGAACGAACTTCGTCAATTTTTTCCGAAGTTCCTCCTGCAGTAATTAAAATTCTCATTATTTCACTTCCATTTGTACAATAGTACGTCCTTGATGAGTTCCTGCTAATAAAGCATCGATGGGTTCATCTAACTCGATTAAAGACACTTCTTGATAGTGTAATTGTTCAATTAAAGGTTGATGTTGTGCTAAGAATTGCCAAGTAGCTTTTCTTTCCTCCATTTCAACATTTACTGAATCAATCCCTATTATTTTAATTCCTCTTAAAATAAATGGCAAGACAGTTGTATTCAGCTGAATACCGCCCGCATTTCCACACAAAAAGACACTGCCTCCATAGTTGACTTGACTTATTAACCCAGCCAATAAATCACCGCCAACACTATCAACTACTGCTGCAATTCGTTGTTTATTCAATGCTTTGATTGGCTCTGGTAAAATTTCTTCAGGTTCTACGATTTCAGTCGCTCCCAAATCTTTTAGCCAAGCCACATCTGCTTTTTTACGAGAAACAGCGGTAATATTGGTATAACCTAAGCGATGTAATAAGGCGATTGCGACACTGCCCACACCTCCTGATGCACCAGTGACGACAACACGTCCATTTTTTGGTGTCTCTTTTGCTAATTTTGTGACAGCCAAAGCAGCAGTAAAACCGGCTGTACCAAAAATCATGGCTTCTTTGGTTGTTAAATTTTCAGGTAAAGCGACTAACCATTCTTCAGGTACTTGTTGATATTGGCTAAAGCCGCCATTAGCAGAAACACCTAAGCCATAACCTGTGACCAGTACTTTTTGTCCGACTTGCCAGTTCTCACTACGAGACTCTATAATTTCTCCAGCTAAATCAATCCCTGGAATTTTCGGATAATCGCGAATAACGCCACTATTTTTTGCGGAAGCTAGGGCGTCTTTATAATTGATGTCAGAATAATCGACTTTAATAGCAACGTGCTTATTTGGTAGCGCTTGCGGTTCTTTTCGTACAATTCCTCTAGCATAAACATTATCTGTTTTTGTCACTTCAAAAGCTAAAAATTGTTCCATTTTAATCGCTCCTTTTATTTAACTTCTAAAAATAATTGAATAACTCTATCATAACATATTCAATTATTTTGTTGCGGAAAAAAATAAATTAAATTGAAAGAATATACTTGTATTTTTCTGTAAAAAAAATTATCCTTAAACAGTATGTTCTGAGGACGAGAAAAATGGATGTATATATTGTAGTAATTTTATTCAAAAAGCGAAAAACTACAAACATTTATTCGGAAATGAGGGCATATAATAAACCAATTTGGGGAGGAAAGAATAGTGGGAAAACCAATCATTTCATTTAGTAATGTGGTGAAGCGGTATGACGATGATGAGACGATTTTGAAAAGTGTGAGTTTTGATATAGAAGAAGGAAAATTCTATACCTTGCTTGGTCCGTCAGGTTGTGGGAAGACGACGATTTTAAGGATTATCGCTGGGTTTTCTGAGGCGACCGAAGGAGATGTTTTCTTTGCAGGAAAACGAATTAATGATATACCTGCTAATCAACGCCAAGTGAACACTGTCTTTCAAGATTATGCACTATTTCCGCATATGAATGTATTTGATAACGTTGCATTTGGACTAAAAATAAAAAAAATCCCTAAAAAAGAGATTGAAACAAAAGTCAAAGATGCTTTACGTTTGGTGCAATTAGGTGGTTATGAAAACCGTGAAATTAGCGAAATGTCTGGCGGGCAACGCCAACGGGTGGCGATTGCTCGAGCAATTGTCAATGAACCTAAAGTCTTGTTGCTAGATGAACCATTGTCTGCTTTGGATTTAAAACTTCGTACTGATATGCAATATGAATTGCGTGAATTGCAACAACGTTTGGGTATTACGTTTATTTTTGTTACGCATGACCAAGAAGAAGCCTTGGCAATGAGTGATGAAATCTTTGTTATGAATAAAGGAAAAATCGTTCAAAGTGGGACACCAGTAGATATTTATGATGAACCAATTAATCATTTTGTAGCAGATTTTGTTGGTGAAAGTAATATTGTCAATGGAACGATGATTGAAGATAATTTAGTTGAATTTGTTGGCAAACAATTTGAATGTGTCGACGGCGGCATGCGTAAAAATGAGCCAGTAGAAATTGTGATTCGTCCTGAAGATTTAAGCCTAACTTCTACTGAAAAAGGAAAGTTGAGTGTTCGTGTAGACACCCAATTATTCCGTGGCGTGCATTATGAAATTATTTGTTATGATGAACAGGAAAATGAATGGATGGTTCATTCAACGAGAAAAGCGGTTGAAGGTAGTCAAATTGGTTTGTCCTTTGAACCTGAAGATATCCACGTGATGCGTTTTAATGAATCGGAAGAAGATTTTGATGCCCGACTAGAAAGTTACGAAGAGTAGGGGGGAGAAAATGACAAAAATCAGACGCCTTTATGCGATTCCATATATGTTTTGGTTGGTTTTATTTGTAATTGCTCCAGTTTTAATGATCGTGTATCAATCGTTTTTTGATATGAATGGGCAATTTTCATTGATTAATTATCAAACATATTTTGCTTCTGGTAAGT includes:
- a CDS encoding polyamine ABC transporter ATP-binding protein; translated protein: MGKPIISFSNVVKRYDDDETILKSVSFDIEEGKFYTLLGPSGCGKTTILRIIAGFSEATEGDVFFAGKRINDIPANQRQVNTVFQDYALFPHMNVFDNVAFGLKIKKIPKKEIETKVKDALRLVQLGGYENREISEMSGGQRQRVAIARAIVNEPKVLLLDEPLSALDLKLRTDMQYELRELQQRLGITFIFVTHDQEEALAMSDEIFVMNKGKIVQSGTPVDIYDEPINHFVADFVGESNIVNGTMIEDNLVEFVGKQFECVDGGMRKNEPVEIVIRPEDLSLTSTEKGKLSVRVDTQLFRGVHYEIICYDEQENEWMVHSTRKAVEGSQIGLSFEPEDIHVMRFNESEEDFDARLESYEE
- a CDS encoding YhdH/YhfP family quinone oxidoreductase, encoding MEQFLAFEVTKTDNVYARGIVRKEPQALPNKHVAIKVDYSDINYKDALASAKNSGVIRDYPKIPGIDLAGEIIESRSENWQVGQKVLVTGYGLGVSANGGFSQYQQVPEEWLVALPENLTTKEAMIFGTAGFTAALAVTKLAKETPKNGRVVVTGASGGVGSVAIALLHRLGYTNITAVSRKKADVAWLKDLGATEIVEPEEILPEPIKALNKQRIAAVVDSVGGDLLAGLISQVNYGGSVFLCGNAGGIQLNTTVLPFILRGIKIIGIDSVNVEMEERKATWQFLAQHQPLIEQLHYQEVSLIELDEPIDALLAGTHQGRTIVQMEVK
- the allB gene encoding allantoinase AllB, which codes for MSYDLVIKNGLVILEGGEVQTDVAVNDGLIAAIGTDLTGEKEIDATGLVVSPGMVDAHVHITDPGGGYRDEWEGYVTGTAACAKGGVTSFMEMPLNQVPATVDAKSLNIKYQAGEGKLKADVGSFGGLVPFNLEGGIQELNEGGVAAYKCFMGTCGDRTIDGDFMNVDDYALYEGMKQIAKTGKVLAIHAENAPITDKLGEIAYKNGETTLKAYVATRPVFTEVEPIRRAILLAKETGCRIHICHIACPEGVEEVTKARNEGVDVTCETCTHYLYFETDELDAIGPVVKCSPPIRDKKAQDGLWEKVLREEIAFVTSDHSPCTPDLKEKDNAFEAWGGISGVQNNVDVLFDEGVQKRGMSLDLFARLIATNPADRYELTQKGRISVGKDADFVLIKPNAPYMLKAEDLAYRNQISPYIGREIGAQVVQTILRGTTVYSQDEGVSEEFVGTFIKK
- a CDS encoding ECF transporter S component encodes the protein MKQNEKTFQLVLTASFLAILILLASVPFLGFIPLGVINATTLHIPVIIGSIILGPKLGAFLGGCFGLISMVRATIVVSPLSFIFSPFITPLGETGMGSWKAILIAFIPRILIGVVPYFVYQWCKKAFKNRGNAVSLFIAGVSGGLTNTILVMNMIYFLFQNDYAEKIGAAGNAVYGAIISVIFVQGVPESIVAGIATAAVTSVLLKLTKQRSV
- the coaC gene encoding phosphopantothenoylcysteine decarboxylase, whose amino-acid sequence is MMKKRILLGVSGSISAYKSADLTNELTKLGYEVDVMMTKSSQAFITPLTLQSLSKRPIHTDVMEEIVPEKINHIELAKQADLFIVAPASANIIGKLAHGLADDLISTVALALPFDVPKIVAPAMNTNMYLNPLMQKNLAILKEVGYKEITPRQSLLACGDFGTGALATVETIVAQVKATLEA
- a CDS encoding phosphopantothenate--cysteine ligase → MRILITAGGTSEKIDEVRSITNHSTGKLGSLIAASFLKHNVTIDYVTTAHALRPQSDNVTVYEIGDTQALADQLQKLLQQHTYDAVIHSMAVSDFTPEKSLSQEEFLTKINQFIENKQPITAADLTQLTEVTTRETKISSNTDQLFLILKKTPKVIQQIKQLQPNTILVGFKLLVDVEKEELLAVAQKSLMTNQADFVLANDLTSIHHGQHTGYLINKEGTITGEATNKEEIAQLIVKTLLNAL